The Chanos chanos chromosome 6, fChaCha1.1, whole genome shotgun sequence genome includes a region encoding these proteins:
- the LOC115815145 gene encoding L-amino-acid oxidase-like: MCCLQRNASADKRRGKHINMETQVRIPHALFALDSCWTPCVLRLRLESPLPSGGKWHVSEETYDCLRPPGRRAVPMGILLTIVYMVCVAAEDDPLFKCLHDPDYDELLKIIDHGLLYTENPQHVAIVGAGIAGLTAAKLLEDAGHQVTIIEASNRIGGRVETYRNHDEHWYAEFGAMRIPSFHKILLRFAENNGLVLKKFIEEDINTYYYVNGQRLKTYRVNVDPDALKYDVHESEKGKSATELFEMALQKIRDDLKKDRCPEIMKKYDSYSVKEYLVKEGNLSRGALRMIGDILNENAFFYTALLEALYLQTDINDKTRYYEFKDGSDSLTQAFYKLLQCTILLNSKVKFISQAGDKVTITFQNQKNPSSLANVTADYVLVTATAKATLFIDFQPPLSSNKTEALRSVHYSSSTKVILSFNETFWECEGINGGRSITDLPSRFIYYPSHDFPGAKGGVLLASYTWSDESAVFEGIDDHELMNLVLNDLVKIHGEYIRPLWTGGVVKKWSRDPYSLGAFTMFTPYQQTEYAKALFEKEGRIHFAGEHTARPHGWIETSMKSAIRAARNINKGTN, translated from the exons ATGTGTTGTTTACAGAGGAATGCATCTGCGGACAAGAGGAgaggcaaacacatcaacatgGAGACCCAGGTTCGTATTCCGCACGCCTTGTTTGCGCTTGATTCGTGTTGGACCCCGTGCGTGTTACGTCTCCGTCTGGAAAGTCCGTTGCCATCTGGTGGGAAGTGgcatgtgtcagaggagacataTGACTGTCTACGACCCCCTGGCCGACGTGCAG TGCCTATGGGAATTCTTCTGACCATAGTTTACATGGTCTGCGTGGCCGCAGAAGATGATCCTCTCTTTAAATGCCTGCATGACCCTGACTATGACGAACTTCTTAAGATTATAGACCATGGTCTTCTTTATACAGAAAACCCTCAACATGTGGCCATTGTTGGAGCTGGCATAGCTGGACTAACAGCAGCAAAGCTTCTGGAGGATGCAGGCCATCAG GTGACAATCATTGAAGCAAGTAATCGCATTGGTGGACGAGTTGAGACATACAGAAATCATGATGAGCACTGGTATGCTGAGTTTGGTGCTATGAGAATCCCCAGCTTTCACAA GATCCTCTTGAGATTTGCGGAAAACAATGGCCTGGTCCTGAAAAAATTTATAGAGGAAGACATAAACACCTATTATTATGTCAATGGGCAGAGGCTCAAAACCTACAGGGTAAATGTGGACCCAGATGCATTGAAGTATGATGTACATGAAAGTGAGAAAGGAAAATCAGCGACTGAACTTTTTGAGATGGCATTGCAAAAG ATAAGAGATGACCTGAAAAAGGATAGATGCCCAGAAATAATGAAGAAATATGATTCTTATTCTGTAAAG GAGTACCTGGTGAAAGAGGGGAACCTGAGTCGTGGAGCATTGAGAATGATAGGAGATATTCTCAATGAAAATGCCTTCTTCTACACTGCTCTATTGGAGGCTCtttatttacagacagacataaatgacaaaacacG GTATTACGAGTTCAAAGATGGCTCTGATTCCTTAACACAGGCATTTTATAAACTTCTCCAATGTACAATCCTTCTCAACTCAAAAGTCAAATTCATCAGCCAAGCAGGTGATAAAGTAacaattacatttcaaaaccaGAAAAATCCTTCCAGTCTGGCAAACGTCACAGCTGACTATGTCTTGGTGACAGCGACAGCCAAAGCTACTCTCTTCATAGACTTTCAACCTCCACTTTCTAGCAACAAAACGGAGGCACTGCGCTCAGTTCACTACTCCAGCTCCACCAAGGTCATATTGAGCTTCAATGAGACGTTCTGGGAATGTGAGGGCATCAACGGTGGGAGAAGTATTACAGATTTACCCTCACGATTCATCTACTATCCCAGCCATGACTTTCCAGGAGCCAAAGGAGGGGTTCTCCTGGCCTCCTACACTTGGTCTGATGAATCTGCAGTCTTTGAGGGAATTGATGACCATGAGCTAATGAATTTAGTCTTGAATGATTTGGTCAAGATCCATGGAGAGTATATCCGCCCTCTGTGGACTGGAGGTGTTGTGAAGAAGTGGAGCCGGGACCCCTATAGTCTTGGCGCCTTTACTATGTTCACTCCATACCAGCAGACAGAGTATGCCAAGGCTCTATTTGAAAAGGAGGGCAGGATCCACTTTGCTGGGGAACATACAGCCAGACCCCATGGCTGGATTGAGACATCCATGAAATCTGCTATCAGAGCTGCCAGGAACATCAATAAGGGAACAAACTAG